The proteins below come from a single Tenuifilum thalassicum genomic window:
- a CDS encoding SusC/RagA family TonB-linked outer membrane protein: protein MKKLSVFLASLLLAGITLVQAQTVRITGTVTSSEDGMPMPGVSVFVKGTTVGVITDAKGKYELSVPTSAQSLTFSFVGFKTQEVAIAGRSVIDVVMETESVQMEEVVVTALGITRERKALGYNVQEVNSETIQKSGTGDVVKALSAKTSGVQIINSSGSAGAASYITIRGASSITGNNQPLFIVDGQPISSGGSGDTGNSVDGVQRSSRAIDINPDDIESITVLKGGAATALYGVQAANGVILINTKKGKKGQTFKVDINSSVQLSEVSQLPELQNTFAQGSNGVWSSGASTSWGPRLDQSAYSKDPSVWTWPDYDVYGAIVPKSSPLADPTLGPVVPYDRYEFFQTGVTYDNNASISGSNEYSQFYFSVGNRNETSVVPNEEFKRTSIRANFTSNLLKNLKLSANSNYVNSEGTFIQKGSNVSGVMLGLLRTPPSFFNNMGYELPGGIQRNYRHGGGYDNPYWTINKNPYTENINRFIGNSSLEFKALDWLTFKYQIGVDWYVRRYKQIFAINSRAVPNGSVSEGSSFSSIINSDLLALINHNFTENINLTGTFGFNMYGDYGKSVSAATNAPLDIPGFYHVSNTSNQSAGVGEAEFRSSAFFGDVSLAFYNMLYLGATGRYEKATSMPNAKAKFYPSANVGFIFSELPGLKDNNILSFGKLRASYALTANVAPIYALSTQWFSGGVGDGWTTGGSFPMLGATGFSYGDTGGSPNLTHESMKSLEVGTELRFLNNRVGLDFSYFNNVNEDLILNVPIAPSTGLYGQFMNAAKMTTNGVELSLNATPVKTSSFQWDINANFTKMKTMVDRLAPGIEDVFLAGFTDPQIRAVAGQVYRSFYGYDWYRDANGNVLINTDPNKGPVGYPMTNQEQGMIPLGQVDPDYTVNVYNTFSYKGISLSVLIDIKKGGMMWNGTKSALNFFGVSKATENREVVYNPDGSINFDQTPAENIVVFDGVLGYVDDNGNVVTDGSTNNIPVVLDQKWFQGNGSNFGGAPNSSELEKTDWFRIREITLSYRFNEKLLKSTPIKSLEVYFTGNNLLLITPYTGIDPETNLTGASNGQGMDYFNMPGKKLYTFGLRLGF, encoded by the coding sequence ATGAAAAAACTAAGCGTTTTTCTTGCAAGTTTGCTGCTTGCTGGTATTACCCTTGTGCAGGCGCAAACGGTGAGGATTACCGGAACGGTTACCAGTTCCGAGGATGGAATGCCCATGCCGGGTGTTTCAGTTTTTGTTAAAGGCACAACTGTTGGCGTAATTACCGATGCTAAAGGTAAGTATGAACTCAGTGTCCCAACAAGTGCTCAATCACTAACCTTTAGCTTTGTGGGGTTTAAAACCCAAGAAGTTGCCATTGCTGGCCGCTCTGTTATAGACGTAGTAATGGAAACCGAATCTGTTCAAATGGAGGAGGTTGTTGTTACAGCCTTGGGTATAACTAGGGAGAGAAAGGCCCTTGGTTATAATGTACAGGAAGTTAATTCCGAAACCATTCAGAAATCAGGTACTGGGGATGTTGTTAAAGCCTTATCTGCAAAGACCTCTGGTGTACAAATCATAAACTCCTCAGGTTCTGCAGGTGCTGCTTCTTATATTACTATTCGTGGTGCATCCTCAATAACAGGAAACAATCAACCACTATTCATAGTTGATGGACAACCTATTAGTTCTGGTGGTAGTGGTGATACTGGAAATAGTGTTGATGGTGTTCAACGTTCATCGCGTGCTATTGATATCAATCCCGATGATATCGAGTCTATCACTGTTCTAAAAGGAGGAGCTGCAACCGCTCTTTACGGTGTTCAAGCTGCTAATGGTGTTATTCTAATCAACACCAAAAAAGGGAAAAAAGGACAAACATTTAAGGTTGATATTAACTCTTCCGTTCAGCTAAGCGAAGTTTCTCAACTACCTGAACTACAAAACACTTTTGCTCAAGGTAGTAACGGAGTTTGGTCTTCAGGTGCTTCAACATCTTGGGGTCCTCGTCTAGACCAATCTGCATATTCAAAGGACCCATCTGTATGGACATGGCCCGATTATGATGTGTATGGAGCAATTGTGCCTAAATCCAGCCCACTTGCTGATCCAACCTTAGGTCCAGTTGTACCCTATGACAGGTATGAATTTTTCCAAACTGGAGTTACATACGATAATAACGCTAGTATTTCTGGTAGTAATGAGTATAGCCAATTCTATTTCTCGGTTGGTAACAGAAACGAAACAAGTGTTGTTCCTAACGAAGAATTTAAAAGAACCTCTATTAGGGCTAACTTTACTTCAAATCTTTTGAAAAATTTGAAGTTGTCTGCTAACTCAAATTATGTAAATTCAGAAGGAACATTTATTCAAAAAGGTTCCAATGTTTCTGGTGTAATGTTAGGATTGCTTAGGACACCTCCGTCATTCTTTAATAATATGGGTTATGAACTGCCTGGTGGTATTCAAAGAAATTATCGTCATGGTGGTGGATATGATAACCCATATTGGACAATTAACAAAAACCCTTATACAGAGAATATTAACCGTTTCATAGGTAATTCATCACTTGAATTCAAAGCTCTTGACTGGTTAACCTTTAAATATCAAATAGGTGTTGACTGGTATGTAAGAAGGTATAAGCAAATATTTGCAATAAATTCAAGAGCTGTGCCAAATGGATCTGTTTCGGAAGGTAGCTCATTCTCATCTATAATAAACTCTGACCTTCTGGCTTTAATAAATCATAACTTTACGGAAAACATTAACCTAACTGGAACTTTTGGTTTTAACATGTATGGAGATTATGGAAAGTCTGTTTCTGCAGCAACAAATGCTCCGCTTGACATTCCTGGTTTTTACCATGTTTCCAATACTTCCAACCAATCTGCAGGAGTAGGTGAAGCAGAATTTAGGAGTAGTGCTTTCTTTGGTGATGTTTCTTTGGCTTTTTACAACATGTTGTATTTAGGTGCAACTGGAAGATACGAGAAAGCCACATCAATGCCAAATGCTAAGGCTAAGTTTTATCCTTCAGCAAACGTTGGCTTTATCTTCTCCGAATTACCTGGGCTTAAGGATAACAACATTCTTTCTTTCGGTAAGTTAAGAGCATCATATGCCTTAACAGCTAACGTGGCTCCAATTTATGCTCTATCAACTCAATGGTTTTCTGGTGGAGTTGGTGATGGCTGGACTACTGGTGGTTCTTTTCCTATGTTAGGTGCAACTGGTTTCTCTTATGGTGATACAGGTGGTTCACCCAACCTAACTCATGAGAGCATGAAATCTCTGGAAGTCGGTACCGAGTTAAGGTTTTTAAATAATCGAGTTGGACTTGACTTTTCATATTTTAACAACGTAAACGAAGATCTTATTCTTAATGTACCAATTGCCCCAAGTACTGGTCTTTATGGTCAGTTCATGAATGCAGCTAAGATGACTACAAACGGTGTTGAACTTTCGTTAAATGCCACACCTGTAAAAACTTCAAGTTTCCAGTGGGATATTAATGCTAACTTCACAAAGATGAAAACCATGGTTGATAGGTTGGCTCCTGGAATCGAAGATGTATTCTTAGCTGGCTTTACTGATCCTCAAATCCGTGCTGTTGCAGGTCAGGTTTATAGGTCATTCTACGGTTATGATTGGTACAGAGACGCTAATGGTAATGTCCTTATCAATACAGATCCAAACAAAGGACCAGTTGGTTATCCCATGACCAACCAAGAACAAGGCATGATACCTCTTGGACAAGTGGATCCTGACTATACTGTGAATGTATACAATACGTTCAGCTATAAGGGTATTAGCCTTTCTGTCCTTATTGATATTAAAAAGGGTGGAATGATGTGGAACGGAACAAAATCTGCACTTAACTTCTTTGGTGTAAGTAAGGCAACTGAAAACCGTGAGGTTGTTTATAATCCAGATGGTTCTATCAATTTTGACCAAACTCCAGCTGAAAACATTGTTGTTTTTGATGGCGTTCTTGGTTATGTAGATGATAATGGAAATGTTGTTACCGATGGTTCTACTAATAATATTCCTGTAGTTCTTGACCAGAAATGGTTCCAGGGAAATGGTAGTAACTTTGGAGGTGCTCCAAATAGTTCAGAGCTAGAAAAAACTGACTGGTTTAGAATTAGAGAAATTACACTATCTTACAGGTTTAATGAAAAACTTCTAAAATCGACACCTATAAAGAGCCTTGAAGTTTATTTTACAGGCAACAACTTACTTTTAATTACTCCTTATACTGGTATTGATCCTGAAACAAACCTTACTGGAGCAAGTAATGGTCAGGGAATGGATTATTTTAACATGCCAGGTAAAAAGCTCTACACATTTGGTTTACGTTTAGGATTCTAA
- a CDS encoding RagB/SusD family nutrient uptake outer membrane protein, with amino-acid sequence MKRKFLIFTLLVGLMVSCSEDFLETSPSASISDDKVFTNLEGAKAVIDGVTRDLREYHSYHDQFGVKAIDLASDLMGEDIVVGRLHWFRYDYTIDNREATYRRPSYVWSLFYRSIRNLNEVLAHYDEVTNATDVQKKHIKAQALTLRAYSYFRLIQHFQQTYMGHQNDPGVPIYTEPKNEGNPRATVQQVYDLITADLDEAITLFGEANIERRDISEVDLSVAHGIRARVALVMNDWSAAASHANAARQGYALNTIEQFESGFDNAAQMVWMWGLPLNDEQSTIYASFFSHLDMTIGGYAGLGYSPKYLCHTLYSQMQPGDIRRDELLIPTVSNSVNVYVNLKFSSANDKEFAADYVMMRPEEMLLIEAEARARMGGPEETTAQNLLQELWNVRFYTPPTVTETGQALIDRILLERRIELWGEGFAFYDIMRLKKGLNRTNHIFSAVPGNVIPAEDPVFIYKIPQTEIDNNPAISEADQNP; translated from the coding sequence ATGAAAAGAAAATTTTTAATATTTACGCTGCTTGTCGGATTAATGGTTTCATGTAGCGAAGATTTCTTGGAAACCAGCCCGTCAGCATCTATTAGTGATGATAAGGTTTTTACAAATTTAGAGGGGGCTAAAGCGGTTATAGATGGTGTTACTCGTGATTTAAGAGAATACCATTCTTACCACGATCAATTTGGAGTTAAAGCTATTGATTTAGCTTCAGATCTTATGGGTGAAGATATTGTTGTTGGCCGGTTACATTGGTTTAGATATGATTACACAATTGATAATAGAGAGGCTACTTATAGGAGGCCCTCTTACGTGTGGAGTCTGTTTTATAGAAGCATTCGAAATTTGAATGAGGTACTTGCTCATTATGATGAAGTTACAAATGCAACTGATGTGCAAAAAAAGCATATCAAAGCTCAAGCTCTAACTCTTAGAGCCTATTCATATTTTAGGCTTATACAACATTTCCAACAAACATACATGGGACATCAAAACGATCCTGGTGTACCTATTTATACAGAACCTAAAAATGAAGGTAATCCTAGAGCCACTGTTCAACAAGTTTATGATTTAATTACTGCAGATTTGGATGAAGCTATTACTTTATTTGGAGAGGCAAATATAGAGCGTCGTGATATTTCTGAGGTTGATTTATCTGTTGCTCATGGTATTAGAGCAAGAGTTGCACTTGTAATGAATGATTGGTCCGCAGCTGCTTCGCATGCAAATGCAGCCAGACAAGGATATGCACTAAATACAATTGAACAGTTTGAATCGGGCTTTGATAATGCAGCTCAAATGGTATGGATGTGGGGCTTACCACTTAATGATGAACAATCAACTATATATGCATCATTTTTCTCTCATCTTGACATGACAATAGGTGGATATGCTGGATTAGGATACAGTCCTAAATATCTGTGCCACACTTTGTACAGCCAAATGCAACCTGGCGATATAAGAAGAGATGAATTGCTTATACCGACAGTTAGTAATAGCGTTAATGTATATGTAAACTTAAAATTTTCTTCGGCTAATGATAAAGAATTTGCTGCAGATTATGTTATGATGAGACCAGAAGAGATGCTTTTAATTGAAGCAGAGGCACGTGCTAGAATGGGAGGGCCAGAAGAAACAACAGCACAGAATCTTTTACAAGAATTATGGAATGTTAGATTTTATACACCCCCAACAGTAACTGAAACCGGCCAAGCTCTAATCGATAGAATTTTGTTAGAGCGTAGAATTGAACTTTGGGGTGAAGGTTTTGCATTCTATGATATCATGAGGCTTAAGAAAGGACTTAACAGAACCAATCATATCTTCTCTGCAGTTCCTGGTAATGTTATTCCAGCCGAAGATCCAGTATTTATTTATAAGATACCTCAGACTGAAATTGATAATAATCCTGCAATTTCGGAAGCTGATCAAAATCCCTAG
- a CDS encoding SusC/RagA family TonB-linked outer membrane protein, which produces MKKLSVFLASLLLAGITLVQAQTVRITGTVTSSEDGMPMPGVSVVVKGTTIGVTTNVDGKYELNVPANAQTLQFSFVGYEMQDVAIAGRSVIDVVMNPESKQIDEVVVVAPYGTFKKESFTGSASAVKTEKLQEIQVSNVTKALEGLSSGIQVTSGLGQPGTTATIRIRGIGSVNASAAPLYVVDGFPFSGDINSIPSQDIENISVLKDASATSLYGSRAANGVIMITTKKGKKDRTQFTAVANIGISTRGIPEYDRLNSAEYMEALWQKVYNYNLANGDDDATARVNASSDLISTYTGGYNPFGVPTGEYVVGTDGKLNPNHTVLWNDSWYDELHQTGIRQDYLVSASGGSEKSKYYISGNYLNEDGIVQSSNYKRYSIRINNEHQLKDWFKLGLNLGASNSEQNYPVSSGSAYVNTFMWSRMIAPIYPVYLRDPNTGELVLDAQGKKQYDYGNSYGRARLYSANSNPLGTIVLDKRVYKDDNISARGFTEISFLKDFKFQVNSSVDYNGYFGLTHQNMEVGDAQSFGGRSTRDYGRSISLSANQLLYYNKSVNNHNIDALIGHESYQYMYNYLSATRTGFPLPDLYELDAAATNESSGSYESNLRLESYLARVNYDYLGKYYLSLSFRTDGSSRFHKDTRWGKFWSVGGSWRISDEEFLKGLSWLNNARLKASYGTTGNDQVGYYAYQALYSTEYANLNYPGFLLSRLGTPNLSWEKNIQINTGIEVRIFDRLSMNFEYYIRKSDDLLFTQPLPPSTGFSGFDANIGAVENRGFDIEVNANLVNTENFTWFLDLNLSHYKNEITKLPQEEMINGNKKWMVGHSIYDYYMRKFAGVDPTDGKSMWYQDVTHIDPVTNEVVVDSVITTKNYSDATRYYTGTSSIPDLVGGVTNSFIYKNFELSFLITFGIGGQVYDSPYAALMHGNLTNGTNFHKDILKAWSPDNTNSNIPINDYDQNVNATSDRFLIDADYISFKNLTIGYNLPKKFLSNYGIANAKLFVTGTNLYLKSKRKGLDPQQSISGNLDNVYTPLRTIAFGINLNF; this is translated from the coding sequence ATGAAAAAACTAAGCGTTTTTCTTGCAAGTTTGCTTCTGGCAGGAATTACCCTGGTTCAGGCGCAAACGGTAAGGATTACCGGAACAGTTACCAGTTCCGAGGATGGAATGCCCATGCCGGGTGTTTCAGTTGTTGTGAAAGGTACTACTATTGGTGTAACTACCAATGTGGATGGTAAGTACGAGCTTAACGTGCCAGCCAATGCACAAACCCTTCAATTCAGTTTCGTAGGATACGAAATGCAAGATGTTGCCATCGCTGGGCGTTCGGTCATTGATGTAGTAATGAATCCGGAATCAAAGCAGATTGATGAGGTGGTGGTTGTGGCACCTTATGGCACTTTTAAAAAGGAATCGTTTACTGGTTCTGCATCTGCTGTTAAAACCGAGAAACTACAAGAAATTCAAGTTTCCAATGTGACCAAAGCACTTGAGGGATTATCTTCTGGAATTCAAGTGACATCAGGACTGGGACAGCCAGGAACAACTGCTACAATACGCATTCGTGGTATTGGCTCTGTAAATGCTTCTGCTGCTCCCTTGTACGTTGTTGATGGTTTCCCATTTTCAGGAGATATTAATAGTATTCCATCACAGGATATTGAAAATATTTCAGTTCTTAAGGATGCTTCAGCAACATCGCTTTATGGTTCTCGGGCCGCTAATGGTGTTATTATGATTACTACGAAGAAGGGAAAGAAGGATAGAACTCAATTTACAGCAGTCGCTAATATTGGTATAAGTACAAGAGGTATACCAGAGTATGATCGACTCAATAGTGCTGAGTATATGGAGGCTTTATGGCAGAAAGTTTACAATTACAACTTGGCTAACGGAGATGATGATGCTACTGCTCGTGTAAATGCTTCATCTGATTTAATAAGTACATATACAGGTGGGTATAATCCGTTTGGGGTACCAACTGGTGAATATGTAGTTGGGACCGATGGCAAACTTAACCCAAACCATACTGTATTATGGAACGATAGTTGGTATGATGAGCTTCATCAAACTGGAATTAGACAAGATTATTTGGTTTCAGCAAGTGGTGGTTCAGAAAAGTCAAAGTATTATATTTCTGGAAACTATTTAAATGAAGATGGTATTGTTCAGTCATCTAATTACAAACGTTATAGCATTCGTATTAATAACGAGCATCAACTTAAAGATTGGTTTAAGTTAGGTTTAAATTTGGGAGCATCAAATTCTGAACAAAACTATCCAGTATCTTCTGGTAGTGCCTATGTAAATACCTTTATGTGGTCCAGGATGATTGCACCTATTTATCCTGTTTACTTGAGGGATCCTAATACTGGTGAGTTAGTATTAGATGCACAAGGTAAAAAGCAATACGACTATGGGAACAGTTATGGAAGAGCCCGTTTATATAGTGCAAATAGCAACCCATTGGGTACTATAGTTCTTGATAAACGTGTTTACAAAGATGATAATATTTCGGCCAGAGGGTTTACCGAAATTAGTTTCTTAAAAGATTTCAAATTCCAAGTAAATTCAAGTGTTGACTATAATGGTTACTTTGGATTAACTCATCAAAATATGGAAGTTGGTGATGCTCAGTCTTTTGGTGGCCGTTCAACAAGGGATTATGGACGCTCAATTTCTTTATCAGCTAATCAACTTCTATACTATAATAAATCCGTTAATAACCATAATATTGATGCTTTGATAGGACATGAGAGTTATCAGTATATGTATAATTACCTAAGTGCTACTCGTACTGGATTTCCATTACCAGATTTATACGAACTAGATGCAGCTGCTACAAATGAGTCATCGGGATCGTATGAGTCTAACTTACGTTTAGAAAGTTATTTAGCTCGTGTAAATTATGATTACTTAGGTAAATATTACTTGTCCCTAAGTTTTAGAACTGATGGTTCATCAAGATTTCATAAAGATACACGTTGGGGAAAATTCTGGTCAGTAGGTGGTTCATGGAGAATTAGTGATGAAGAATTCTTAAAAGGATTATCGTGGTTGAACAATGCTCGTTTGAAAGCTAGTTATGGTACAACTGGTAATGATCAAGTAGGGTATTATGCATATCAAGCCTTATATTCTACAGAGTATGCAAACTTAAATTATCCTGGATTCTTACTTTCACGTCTTGGAACACCAAACCTTTCTTGGGAAAAGAACATTCAAATTAATACTGGCATTGAAGTAAGAATATTCGATAGGTTAAGCATGAATTTCGAATATTATATTAGAAAGAGTGATGACCTATTGTTTACACAACCACTCCCTCCATCAACAGGTTTTAGTGGATTTGATGCAAATATTGGAGCCGTTGAAAATAGAGGATTTGATATTGAAGTAAATGCTAATTTAGTTAATACCGAGAATTTTACGTGGTTTCTAGATTTAAACCTAAGCCACTACAAGAATGAAATTACAAAATTGCCTCAGGAAGAGATGATTAATGGTAATAAGAAGTGGATGGTAGGTCACAGTATTTACGATTACTACATGAGAAAGTTTGCAGGTGTTGATCCTACTGATGGGAAATCGATGTGGTACCAAGATGTTACTCATATTGATCCTGTAACCAATGAAGTAGTAGTTGATTCTGTAATTACAACTAAGAATTATAGTGATGCAACTCGATACTATACTGGAACTTCATCTATTCCAGATTTAGTAGGTGGTGTTACCAACTCTTTCATCTATAAGAATTTTGAATTATCATTTTTGATAACTTTTGGTATTGGTGGTCAAGTATATGATAGCCCTTATGCAGCTTTAATGCATGGCAATTTGACAAATGGAACAAATTTCCATAAAGATATTTTAAAAGCCTGGTCACCCGATAATACTAATAGCAATATACCTATAAATGATTATGACCAGAACGTTAATGCTACCTCCGATAGGTTTTTGATAGATGCTGATTATATAAGTTTTAAAAACCTAACTATCGGTTATAATTTACCGAAAAAGTTTTTAAGTAATTATGGCATCGCAAATGCAAAGTTATTTGTAACTGGAACAAATCTTTATCTTAAGTCAAAGCGTAAAGGGTTAGATCCGCAGCAATCTATTAGTGGAAACCTTGATAATGTATACACCCCACTAAGAACTATTGCATTTGGTATTAACTTAAATTTCTAA
- a CDS encoding RNA polymerase sigma factor — MDNLKRSDQELLSDFLSGNNSALEVLYKRYERKLYTYIFLMVRKAHLAEDLLQETFIKAIKSVKEGKYSDSNRFGSWLMRIAHNLVIDQFRHKKQYREISNDDYELDIFSTPRFSDATIEQKMVYERVLFEVRTLIDYLPEEQREVVMLRYYGDLSFKEIAEATNVSINTALGRMRYALINLRKMVKERNLSFEFEKV, encoded by the coding sequence GTGGATAATTTAAAGCGTTCCGATCAGGAACTTCTATCAGATTTTTTATCGGGCAACAATTCAGCCCTAGAAGTTTTATATAAAAGGTATGAAAGGAAACTTTATACCTATATCTTTTTAATGGTACGCAAGGCGCACCTTGCCGAAGATCTATTACAGGAAACATTTATCAAGGCGATAAAATCGGTTAAAGAAGGTAAGTATTCCGATTCGAACCGTTTTGGATCGTGGCTTATGCGTATTGCACACAATCTGGTCATTGACCAGTTTAGGCATAAAAAGCAGTATAGAGAGATATCGAACGACGACTATGAGCTAGATATTTTTAGCACTCCCCGATTTTCCGATGCCACCATCGAACAAAAAATGGTTTATGAGCGAGTGCTCTTTGAGGTACGCACACTTATCGATTACCTTCCAGAAGAACAACGAGAGGTTGTTATGTTACGCTATTATGGCGACCTCAGCTTTAAGGAGATTGCCGAGGCTACTAATGTCAGCATAAACACCGCTTTAGGCAGAATGCGCTACGCTCTCATCAACCTAAGAAAAATGGTTAAGGAACGAAATCTTAGCTTCGAGTTTGAGAAGGTGTAA
- a CDS encoding RtcB family protein, producing MRTPLPYKIYGSDNIEPGAIAQMENAMSLPVSKAGALMADAHEGYGLPIGGVLATPNNVVIPYAVGVDIACRMCLSVFAISPEVIHTKSETLKQILEESTIFGVGSKNKKHIDTSVFDKQEWSSTKIIRKYRDLAYSQLGTSGGGNHFAEWGELTVKGTDELLGLEPGAYLALLTHSGSRGFGSEIALYYSKLAMSQIALPGSAKHLAWLYLDTQEGNEYWIAMNLAGEYASANHHEIHRKVARALNEKPLKIVENHHNFAWEETLPNGEKAIVHRKGATPAYRNSLGIIPGTMVHRAYVVRGKGNYDSLFSASHGAGRQMSRKKAIQKFTRDDLNYILDKYGVKLIGGGLDEVPMAYKDIGKVMNEQKDLVEVLAQFQPKIVRMANPERKHRW from the coding sequence TTGCGTACACCATTGCCATATAAAATATACGGAAGTGACAACATTGAACCTGGTGCTATTGCCCAGATGGAAAATGCCATGAGTTTACCCGTATCAAAAGCAGGAGCACTTATGGCCGATGCTCATGAAGGATACGGGCTGCCAATTGGGGGTGTGCTTGCAACACCAAACAATGTTGTAATTCCCTACGCCGTTGGTGTTGATATTGCATGTAGGATGTGCCTATCGGTATTTGCCATTTCTCCAGAAGTAATCCACACAAAATCAGAAACGCTTAAGCAAATACTTGAGGAAAGCACCATTTTTGGTGTTGGGAGTAAGAATAAAAAACATATCGACACATCTGTATTCGATAAGCAGGAATGGTCTTCGACAAAAATAATTAGGAAGTACCGAGATTTGGCCTACAGCCAACTTGGAACATCGGGTGGAGGAAACCACTTTGCCGAATGGGGTGAACTAACAGTAAAGGGCACAGATGAACTATTAGGTTTAGAACCAGGAGCCTATCTGGCTCTTCTTACTCACTCTGGATCAAGGGGTTTTGGTAGCGAAATAGCTCTTTACTATTCAAAACTAGCCATGTCTCAGATTGCTCTACCTGGCAGTGCCAAACATCTTGCATGGCTATACCTTGACACGCAGGAAGGTAACGAGTACTGGATAGCCATGAATTTAGCAGGGGAATACGCTTCGGCAAATCACCATGAGATACATCGGAAGGTAGCACGAGCATTAAACGAAAAGCCATTAAAAATTGTCGAGAATCATCATAATTTTGCTTGGGAAGAAACTCTACCTAATGGCGAGAAGGCAATAGTTCATAGAAAAGGGGCAACACCAGCATATCGGAACTCCCTAGGGATCATACCGGGGACAATGGTACATCGTGCATATGTAGTTAGAGGAAAGGGAAATTACGACTCGCTATTTTCGGCTTCGCATGGTGCTGGAAGACAAATGTCAAGAAAAAAAGCCATACAAAAATTTACCCGTGATGACCTAAATTACATTCTTGACAAATATGGGGTTAAGCTAATTGGAGGTGGGCTTGATGAAGTTCCTATGGCCTATAAGGATATAGGCAAAGTTATGAACGAACAAAAAGACCTAGTAGAGGTATTGGCTCAATTTCAGCCTAAAATAGTAAGGATGGCAAATCCAGAACGAAAACATCGCTGGTAG
- a CDS encoding 16S rRNA (uracil(1498)-N(3))-methyltransferase: MQIFYAPEVNGNEYILPEDESKHCIRVLRMKVGDLLYLTNGIGSLFTAKIIDDNPKRCAVEIVEANHEYGKRPFYLHIAIAPTKNIDRFEWFLEKATEIGIDEVTPLLCQRSERKVVKVDRLIKVAVAAMKQSVKAYLPQVNVMKPYAEVVKNANDYDIKAIAHCNSWDLEPFRNVIERGKKVLVLIGPEGDFTPDEVTQALDVGFNAISLSTSRLRTETAGLVACHTANLINGV; the protein is encoded by the coding sequence ATGCAAATATTTTATGCCCCAGAAGTGAATGGGAATGAATATATACTCCCAGAGGACGAATCAAAACACTGCATTCGTGTTTTAAGAATGAAAGTAGGCGACCTGCTATATCTAACTAACGGTATTGGTTCTCTATTTACAGCTAAAATAATCGACGATAACCCTAAACGTTGTGCGGTGGAAATTGTTGAAGCAAATCATGAGTATGGGAAACGCCCTTTCTATTTACATATAGCGATTGCTCCAACCAAAAACATCGATCGATTCGAGTGGTTTTTAGAAAAGGCCACCGAAATAGGAATCGATGAAGTAACTCCGTTACTTTGTCAACGTTCAGAGCGAAAGGTAGTTAAGGTTGATAGGTTAATAAAAGTGGCAGTTGCTGCAATGAAGCAATCGGTAAAAGCTTACCTGCCGCAGGTAAACGTAATGAAGCCATATGCAGAGGTAGTAAAAAATGCCAACGATTACGATATAAAGGCAATTGCTCATTGTAACAGCTGGGATTTAGAACCTTTTCGGAATGTTATTGAAAGAGGGAAGAAGGTGCTGGTTCTTATTGGCCCCGAAGGTGATTTTACCCCCGATGAAGTTACTCAGGCATTAGATGTAGGTTTTAATGCAATTAGCCTTAGCACTTCTCGTCTTAGAACTGAAACTGCAGGTTTAGTAGCATGTCACACTGCCAATCTAATCAATGGCGTTTAA
- a CDS encoding metallophosphoesterase family protein: MKSIGIVSDTHGFWDNGLNDFFAECDEIWHAGDIGSLELADRINTFKQLRAVYGNIDDHKTRLAHPEFQRFSVENVSVLITHIGGKPGRYEPRVKEQLLKNPVKIFVCGHSHILRVQFDKAFNMLYINPGAAGNNGFHQVKTALRLKIDGENIFDLEVWEKKRGI; this comes from the coding sequence ATGAAATCGATTGGTATAGTTTCAGATACTCACGGTTTTTGGGACAATGGGCTGAATGATTTTTTTGCTGAATGCGATGAGATTTGGCATGCTGGGGATATTGGTTCGCTTGAACTTGCCGATAGAATCAATACATTCAAACAGTTGAGAGCAGTATATGGCAATATTGACGACCATAAAACACGATTAGCACATCCTGAATTTCAGCGTTTTTCTGTTGAGAATGTTTCTGTGCTAATTACACACATTGGAGGGAAACCCGGCAGATATGAACCAAGGGTTAAAGAGCAGCTTTTAAAAAATCCTGTAAAAATATTTGTTTGTGGGCACAGCCACATTCTTCGTGTTCAGTTCGATAAAGCATTTAATATGCTTTACATCAATCCTGGAGCTGCAGGCAACAATGGGTTTCACCAAGTAAAAACAGCATTACGTTTAAAGATTGATGGTGAAAACATTTTCGACCTTGAGGTCTGGGAGAAAAAAAGAGGAATTTAA